A region of Rhizobium binae DNA encodes the following proteins:
- a CDS encoding macro domain-containing protein: MRTSLFDSPAQTLVNTVNVVGVMGKGIALEFRERYPAMFKAYKKLCDSHSLDVGKLHLWRASDHWILNFPTKTTWRQPSKIEYIEAGLETFQRSYKQMGIASISFPPLGCGNGNLNWKDVRPLMERYLSKIDIPVYVHDYQVPQTFVAEHNRPEVRRVPISFNEFRHDIMTRIQRGNHFSTLRKTSEFVARWVDDGDILIERSTGRTEMIDHELVEAAWSSLQNGMFTGDQFADEPSKKLKSYLFPILASLPYVRVAEISKPGWPEASPGHALYISREDRKSGAQLDTVASGYGEQACLSL, from the coding sequence GTGCGAACAAGCCTATTCGACTCTCCTGCTCAGACCCTCGTCAACACTGTGAACGTCGTAGGCGTGATGGGAAAGGGTATCGCACTCGAATTCAGAGAGCGCTACCCCGCCATGTTCAAGGCCTACAAGAAGCTTTGCGACAGCCATTCTCTGGACGTCGGAAAGCTCCATCTTTGGCGCGCGTCGGACCACTGGATTCTGAACTTCCCGACTAAAACGACCTGGCGGCAACCTTCAAAGATTGAGTACATTGAAGCTGGACTCGAGACCTTCCAGCGGTCCTACAAACAGATGGGAATCGCCTCGATTTCCTTCCCACCTTTGGGCTGCGGAAATGGAAACTTGAACTGGAAGGATGTTAGACCGCTGATGGAACGCTACCTGTCAAAGATCGACATTCCCGTCTACGTTCACGACTATCAAGTTCCTCAGACATTTGTTGCTGAGCATAACAGGCCGGAAGTGCGGCGAGTGCCTATCAGCTTCAACGAATTCCGCCATGACATCATGACGAGAATTCAGCGCGGCAACCATTTCTCGACGCTTCGAAAGACATCGGAATTTGTAGCCCGCTGGGTCGATGACGGTGATATTCTAATTGAACGGTCAACCGGCCGAACGGAGATGATCGACCACGAACTTGTTGAAGCGGCGTGGTCGTCACTCCAGAACGGTATGTTTACCGGTGACCAGTTCGCAGACGAGCCATCAAAGAAGCTGAAGTCCTATCTCTTTCCAATCCTCGCGTCGTTGCCTTACGTGAGAGTTGCAGAGATTAGTAAACCCGGCTGGCCTGAGGCTAGCCCCGGTCATGCACTGTACATCAGCCGCGAAGACCGAAAGAGTGGTGCTCAACTGGATACCGTGGCGTCCGGTTACGGAGAGCAAGCGTGCCTCTCACTCTAG
- a CDS encoding M81 family metallopeptidase: MRIFTAALATETNTFSPICVDRRAFEASLYAPPGQHPETPTLCTAPITVGRRVTKEKDWELIEGTAAWADPAGLVNRTTYEGLRDEILDQLKAAMPVDAVVMGLHGAMVAAGYEDTEGDLLSRMREIVGPDVLICAELDPHSHLTAKRVAALDFAVYFKEFPHTDFVDRAEDLWRITVDTLEGRVKPVMSVFDCRMIDVFPTSRDPMRSFVDKIMRIERDDAEVLSISVIHGFMVGDVPEMGTKLLVVTDNKPEKGAALARELGLELFSKRGTFMVPQIDEKQAVARAIAATQWPVVIADVWDNPGGGTAGDATVILAELMARGVKSAVIGTIWDPMAVQICFAAGEGAEIPLRFGAKSAPGTGNPIDGTVKVVRLVKNAEMRFGESLAPFGDAAHIVLDGIDIILNSTRAQSFDPSLFSVMGIDPTKQRILVIKSTNHFFASFSKIAAEILYCSAGTPYPNNPATTPYRRAPKTIWPIVADPHGVQRGAA; this comes from the coding sequence TTGCGCATATTCACGGCAGCATTGGCGACCGAGACCAACACCTTCTCCCCGATCTGCGTGGATCGCCGCGCCTTCGAAGCCTCGCTTTATGCCCCGCCCGGCCAGCATCCAGAAACGCCGACACTCTGCACCGCACCGATCACCGTCGGCCGGCGCGTGACCAAAGAAAAAGATTGGGAGCTGATCGAGGGCACCGCCGCCTGGGCCGATCCGGCGGGCCTGGTCAACCGGACGACCTATGAGGGTTTGCGCGACGAAATCCTCGACCAGCTCAAGGCGGCAATGCCTGTTGATGCCGTCGTCATGGGCCTGCACGGCGCCATGGTCGCCGCCGGCTACGAGGATACCGAAGGCGATCTTCTCTCACGCATGCGCGAGATCGTCGGGCCCGACGTCCTCATCTGCGCCGAGCTCGATCCGCACAGCCATCTGACTGCCAAGCGCGTTGCGGCGCTTGATTTCGCCGTCTATTTCAAGGAGTTTCCGCATACCGATTTTGTCGATCGCGCCGAGGACCTCTGGCGCATCACCGTCGATACATTGGAAGGCCGGGTGAAGCCAGTCATGTCGGTATTCGACTGCCGCATGATCGACGTCTTCCCGACCTCGCGCGACCCGATGCGTTCCTTCGTCGACAAGATCATGCGGATCGAAAGGGACGATGCCGAGGTCCTGTCGATCTCGGTGATCCACGGCTTCATGGTCGGCGACGTTCCCGAGATGGGAACGAAACTGCTCGTCGTCACCGACAACAAGCCGGAGAAGGGTGCGGCCTTGGCGCGCGAGCTCGGCCTCGAACTCTTTTCCAAACGCGGCACCTTCATGGTGCCGCAGATCGATGAAAAGCAAGCCGTGGCGCGCGCTATCGCCGCCACCCAATGGCCGGTCGTCATCGCCGATGTCTGGGACAATCCGGGCGGCGGCACGGCGGGTGACGCGACCGTCATCCTCGCCGAGCTGATGGCCCGCGGCGTCAAGAGTGCTGTCATCGGCACCATCTGGGATCCGATGGCGGTGCAGATCTGTTTTGCGGCAGGCGAGGGGGCTGAAATCCCGCTGCGCTTCGGCGCCAAATCCGCACCCGGCACCGGCAATCCCATCGACGGCACCGTCAAGGTCGTCAGGCTGGTGAAAAATGCCGAGATGCGTTTCGGTGAGAGCCTGGCGCCCTTCGGCGATGCCGCCCATATCGTGCTCGATGGCATCGACATCATCCTCAATTCGACGCGCGCCCAAAGCTTCGATCCGAGCCTGTTTTCGGTGATGGGCATCGATCCCACGAAGCAGAGGATCCTGGTGATCAAATCCACCAATCACTTCTTCGCCTCCTTCTCGAAGATCGCCGCCGAGATCCTTTACTGCTCCGCCGGAACGCCCTATCCCAATAATCCGGCGACGACACCCTATCGGCGGGCGCCGAAGACGATCTGGCCGATCGTCGCCGATCCACACGGGGTACAACGCGGAGCCGCCTAG
- the tnpC gene encoding IS66 family transposase produces MDLPVSDLPDDVDALKAMILAMAREQAANETRLAAAAAEVERLKAVEVSANERIANLTAILKVLQRTQHGKRSERLRLAVNDEQVSFAFEEVETGLAAIQSELHRATGDKPKRAPRPRKGFAAHLERIEEVIEPEIPADCAGLEKVLIGEDRSERLDVVPPKFRVIVTRRPKYAFRGRDGVVQALAPAHLIESGLPTERLLAYIAVSKYADGLPLYRQEAIYVRDGVEVSRSLMAQWMGHLGFELQMVADYILDRVKEGERVFADETTLPTLAPGSGKTTKAWLWAYARDDRPYGGTSPPMVAYRFEDSRGGDCVARHLAGFSGILQVDGYSAYTSLAKTRAKTGSNEPIQLAGCWAHLRRKFYDLHISGVSQAATESIVAMTELWKFEDEVRGKNAESRAARRQEESAAIVASLFELWEKELGKVSGKSKTAEAIRYALTRREALERFLTDGRIEIDSNIVERAIRPQTITRKNSLFAGSEGGGRTWATVATLLQTAKMNGVDPLDWLSQTLTRIAQGWPASEIEALMPWNFKPDVIG; encoded by the coding sequence ATGGATTTGCCCGTTTCCGACCTGCCAGACGACGTCGATGCGCTGAAAGCGATGATCCTTGCGATGGCGCGCGAGCAGGCTGCGAACGAGACCCGGCTTGCAGCCGCGGCGGCAGAGGTCGAGCGGCTGAAGGCCGTCGAAGTGAGCGCCAACGAACGGATCGCCAACCTCACGGCGATCCTGAAGGTTTTGCAGCGCACGCAACATGGCAAGCGATCCGAGCGGCTGCGCCTGGCCGTCAATGACGAACAGGTTTCCTTTGCGTTCGAGGAGGTCGAGACCGGCCTTGCGGCAATCCAGAGCGAACTCCACCGCGCGACCGGGGACAAGCCGAAGCGCGCGCCGCGTCCGCGCAAGGGCTTTGCCGCTCATCTCGAACGCATCGAGGAGGTTATCGAGCCGGAAATCCCGGCCGACTGCGCGGGGCTGGAAAAGGTTCTGATCGGCGAGGATCGCTCCGAGCGGCTGGACGTGGTGCCGCCGAAGTTCCGGGTGATCGTGACGCGCCGCCCCAAATACGCTTTCCGGGGCCGCGACGGTGTAGTTCAGGCCCTGGCGCCGGCACACCTTATCGAAAGCGGCCTGCCGACGGAGCGGCTGCTCGCCTATATCGCCGTGTCGAAATACGCCGACGGACTTCCGCTTTACCGGCAGGAGGCGATCTATGTGCGCGATGGCGTCGAGGTCAGCCGGTCGTTGATGGCGCAGTGGATGGGGCATCTGGGCTTCGAATTGCAGATGGTCGCCGATTATATCCTCGACCGGGTCAAGGAGGGCGAAAGGGTCTTCGCCGACGAGACGACCTTGCCCACGCTTGCCCCCGGTTCCGGGAAAACCACCAAGGCCTGGCTGTGGGCCTACGCACGCGATGATCGACCCTACGGTGGAACCAGTCCGCCGATGGTTGCCTATCGCTTTGAGGACAGCCGGGGCGGCGATTGCGTGGCGCGTCATCTCGCCGGATTCAGCGGCATCCTGCAGGTTGACGGCTACTCAGCCTATACCAGCCTGGCCAAGACGCGGGCCAAAACCGGCAGCAATGAACCCATCCAGCTCGCAGGCTGCTGGGCACACCTGCGGCGCAAGTTTTACGATCTGCACATCAGCGGAGTCTCTCAGGCCGCAACGGAATCGATCGTCGCCATGACCGAGTTGTGGAAGTTCGAGGACGAAGTCCGCGGCAAGAATGCCGAGAGCCGCGCGGCGCGACGCCAGGAAGAATCCGCGGCCATCGTCGCCAGCCTCTTCGAGCTCTGGGAAAAGGAGCTTGGCAAGGTCTCGGGAAAATCCAAAACCGCCGAGGCGATCCGCTATGCGCTCACCCGGCGAGAGGCGCTGGAACGCTTTCTCACGGACGGTCGCATCGAGATCGACTCCAACATCGTCGAACGGGCGATCAGGCCCCAAACGATTACGAGAAAGAACAGTCTATTCGCCGGCAGCGAGGGCGGTGGACGAACCTGGGCGACGGTGGCCACCTTATTGCAAACGGCCAAAATGAATGGCGTCGATCCGCTCGACTGGCTCTCGCAGACCTTGACCCGCATTGCTCAAGGCTGGCCAGCATCCGAAATCGAAGCGCTCATGCCCTGGAACTTCAAGCCTGACGTTATCGGCTGA
- a CDS encoding MurR/RpiR family transcriptional regulator: MDIFSTLQEDKSRLSPSENRIAEIIVNDFEFAVNASIIELAERAEVSPPTVTRFCRRLGCESFSDFKVQLARTAHIGVRYLKPESKSTDPADVAQDIITKAQNALFLLHRSLDLAAIEAAVSFIAKADMIYAFGSGGNSSMIADELQNRLFRLGLRITASSDHSMQLMMAAAAKPGDVLIGSSFSGRNMELVRAFALARENKVKTIALTQTDSPVAKAAEIVVPIDLPEGNNIYRPTSTRIAYIATVDILSSLVAYAVQPKATTTLRRIKQQLVIHRDGDDRQLLGD; encoded by the coding sequence TTGGATATCTTTTCGACATTGCAGGAAGATAAGAGCCGGCTTTCTCCTTCGGAAAACCGCATCGCGGAGATCATCGTCAACGATTTCGAGTTTGCGGTGAATGCCTCGATCATCGAGCTCGCCGAACGGGCCGAGGTCTCGCCGCCGACCGTCACCCGCTTTTGCCGGCGGCTCGGCTGCGAGAGCTTTTCCGATTTCAAGGTGCAACTCGCCCGCACCGCCCATATCGGCGTGCGCTATCTGAAGCCGGAATCGAAAAGCACCGATCCGGCCGATGTCGCCCAGGATATCATCACCAAGGCGCAGAACGCGCTGTTTCTCCTGCACCGCTCGCTCGATCTCGCGGCGATCGAAGCGGCCGTTTCGTTTATCGCCAAGGCCGATATGATCTATGCCTTCGGCTCGGGCGGCAATTCGTCGATGATCGCCGACGAGCTGCAGAACCGTCTCTTCCGTCTCGGGCTGCGCATCACCGCCAGTTCCGATCACAGCATGCAGCTGATGATGGCGGCGGCGGCGAAGCCGGGCGACGTGCTGATTGGCTCGTCCTTCTCCGGGCGCAATATGGAGCTGGTGCGCGCCTTCGCGCTTGCCCGCGAGAACAAGGTGAAGACGATCGCTTTGACCCAGACAGACAGCCCGGTCGCCAAGGCGGCCGAAATCGTCGTGCCGATCGACCTTCCCGAGGGCAACAACATCTACCGTCCGACCTCGACGCGCATCGCCTATATCGCGACGGTCGACATTCTCTCAAGCCTGGTCGCCTATGCCGTCCAGCCGAAGGCGACGACCACGCTTCGGCGCATCAAGCAGCAGCTCGTCATCCACCGCGACGGCGACGACCGGCAGTTGCTTGGAGATTGA
- a CDS encoding RidA family protein, with amino-acid sequence MSIKRYGTVQTGAGGKTLPFARAVEADGWLYVSGQVAMENGEIIDGNIVAQTHKTIANVLAILEEAGYGVEDVVRVGVWLDDPRDFWTFNKIYQEYFGEHPPARACVQSSMMVDCKVEIDCVAYKKKDA; translated from the coding sequence ATGTCCATCAAGCGCTATGGCACGGTTCAAACGGGCGCCGGCGGCAAGACGCTGCCATTCGCGCGTGCGGTCGAAGCCGATGGCTGGCTCTATGTTTCCGGGCAGGTTGCGATGGAAAACGGCGAAATCATCGACGGCAACATCGTCGCCCAGACCCATAAGACGATCGCCAACGTGCTCGCGATCCTGGAAGAGGCGGGCTACGGCGTCGAGGATGTGGTGCGCGTCGGCGTCTGGCTCGATGATCCCCGCGACTTCTGGACCTTCAACAAGATCTATCAGGAATATTTCGGCGAGCATCCGCCGGCACGCGCCTGTGTGCAATCGTCGATGATGGTCGATTGCAAGGTTGAGATCGATTGCGTGGCCTATAAAAAGAAGGACGCGTAG
- a CDS encoding D-TA family PLP-dependent enzyme has protein sequence MHDASFAVVARAGDRIADLSTPRPVIDEDRLAANIARVQSYMDEHGLNFRPHIKTHKIPALAVAQVAAGAKGINCQKVTEAEVFAEAGFNDILITFNILGQQKLERLARLNDRISALKVVADSETTVDGLAAHFSGHKPLTVLVECDTGGGRCGVQTSDEAASLARRITAADGLIFGGIVTYPKPQSAAAVEAFITETLQRLRADGISCPIVSNGGTPSLFEAHLVPSATEHRAGTYIYNDRQMLRMGHCSEDDCAMHVLATVVSRPTADRAVIDAGSKALTSDLQGFSDYGLIVGYSEARITSLSEEHGVIDLSTCTGPRPQIGEKLFIIPNHTCVVSNLFDTMVFHRGGVVTRVEEVAARGLVW, from the coding sequence ATGCATGATGCCAGCTTTGCCGTGGTCGCCAGGGCAGGAGACAGGATTGCCGATCTCTCGACGCCGCGTCCTGTCATCGATGAAGACCGGCTGGCTGCCAATATCGCCCGCGTTCAATCCTATATGGATGAGCACGGGCTGAACTTCCGCCCGCATATCAAGACGCACAAGATCCCGGCGCTCGCCGTCGCCCAGGTCGCCGCCGGCGCCAAGGGCATCAATTGCCAGAAGGTCACCGAAGCCGAGGTTTTCGCCGAAGCCGGTTTCAACGACATCCTCATCACCTTCAACATCCTCGGGCAGCAGAAGCTCGAGCGCCTGGCCAGGTTGAACGACAGGATTTCAGCCCTCAAGGTCGTCGCCGACAGCGAAACGACGGTCGACGGGCTGGCTGCGCATTTCTCCGGCCATAAGCCACTGACCGTACTGGTGGAATGCGATACCGGCGGCGGCCGCTGCGGCGTGCAGACATCGGATGAAGCCGCCTCGCTCGCCAGGCGCATCACCGCTGCCGACGGCCTGATCTTCGGCGGCATCGTGACCTATCCGAAGCCGCAATCGGCCGCCGCCGTCGAAGCCTTCATCACCGAGACGCTGCAGCGCCTGCGAGCGGACGGCATAAGCTGCCCGATCGTCAGCAACGGCGGCACGCCGAGCCTGTTCGAGGCGCACCTCGTCCCCTCGGCGACGGAACACCGCGCCGGTACCTATATCTACAACGACCGCCAGATGCTGCGCATGGGCCATTGCAGCGAGGACGATTGCGCCATGCATGTGCTGGCGACCGTCGTCTCCCGCCCAACCGCCGACCGCGCCGTCATCGATGCCGGCTCGAAGGCGCTGACCTCGGATCTTCAGGGCTTCAGCGATTACGGCCTGATTGTCGGTTATTCAGAAGCCCGCATCACCAGCCTCTCGGAAGAACACGGCGTGATCGATCTTTCGACCTGCACCGGCCCCCGCCCGCAGATCGGCGAAAAGCTCTTCATCATCCCGAACCACACCTGCGTGGTCTCCAACCTGTTTGATACGATGGTGTTTCATCGGGGTGGAGTGGTGACGCGCGTCGAGGAGGTCGCAGCCCGCGGCCTCGTCTGGTAG
- a CDS encoding MFS transporter yields MSRLFPDVFRNPAIRASMIAIFTFGMAGAMTAPYRSIVGIRELGLSDGLYSFLAFASAAVNVVISVLLGNLADRLGEYRSAMIGACLFGIVGYGMVYAFPTASVFVISALLPLPIYGALNSLLFANARAAMQGMNRSDMVTANSGVRAMISLSWVLIPGVTGLALSGASSMLPAYLFAAIACVLCQGIILFALPNRVATEITAVHHLTYFGALRQVVSPRISAHVAGVALITSTLHLNDALLPLIATGAAHGALSDVGILVGIVALLEIVFIIVWSRIAREAGQMTALAAGTVIYALFLGLLGFASEPWHLYALTLLAGIGAAAIISIPITYLQDLIADRPGLGSALISVNVFASAGIGALVFAAGTWATGYSGTAMLSAVTGLSGIATLGLLQRRDAVAPIDAEVQ; encoded by the coding sequence ATGAGCCGCCTCTTCCCCGACGTTTTCCGCAATCCGGCGATCCGCGCCAGCATGATTGCCATTTTCACTTTCGGCATGGCAGGCGCAATGACGGCGCCCTATCGGTCCATCGTCGGCATCCGCGAATTGGGCCTGAGCGACGGGCTCTATTCCTTCCTCGCCTTCGCCTCGGCGGCGGTGAACGTCGTCATCAGCGTTCTGCTCGGCAATCTTGCCGATCGGCTAGGCGAATACCGTTCGGCGATGATCGGCGCCTGCCTCTTCGGCATCGTTGGCTACGGCATGGTTTACGCCTTTCCGACAGCGTCCGTCTTCGTCATCAGCGCGCTGCTGCCGCTGCCGATCTACGGGGCGCTGAATTCGCTGCTGTTTGCCAATGCGCGCGCCGCCATGCAGGGCATGAACCGCAGCGACATGGTGACGGCCAACTCCGGCGTGCGCGCAATGATCTCGCTCTCCTGGGTGCTGATCCCCGGGGTCACTGGCCTTGCGCTCTCCGGCGCATCGAGCATGCTGCCGGCCTATCTCTTTGCCGCCATCGCATGTGTCTTATGCCAGGGTATCATCCTCTTCGCCCTGCCGAACCGGGTGGCAACGGAGATAACAGCGGTTCATCATCTCACCTATTTCGGCGCGCTGCGGCAGGTGGTGTCGCCACGGATTTCGGCGCATGTCGCCGGCGTGGCGCTCATCACCAGCACGCTGCATCTCAACGACGCTCTTCTGCCGTTGATCGCCACTGGTGCCGCCCATGGGGCGCTCAGCGACGTCGGCATTCTGGTCGGCATCGTCGCCTTGCTGGAGATCGTCTTCATCATCGTCTGGTCGCGGATCGCGCGGGAAGCGGGGCAGATGACGGCGCTTGCCGCCGGCACCGTCATCTACGCCCTGTTCCTCGGCCTTCTCGGTTTCGCCTCCGAGCCATGGCATCTCTATGCGCTGACGCTGCTCGCCGGCATCGGTGCTGCGGCGATCATCAGCATTCCGATCACCTATCTGCAGGATCTCATCGCCGACCGGCCGGGGCTCGGCAGTGCGCTCATCTCGGTCAATGTCTTTGCCAGTGCGGGGATCGGCGCCCTGGTCTTTGCCGCCGGCACATGGGCGACGGGCTATTCGGGAACCGCCATGCTGAGCGCCGTTACCGGACTGTCGGGCATCGCAACCCTCGGCCTTCTGCAGAGGCGCGATGCCGTTGCGCCTATCGACGCCGAGGTTCAGTAA
- a CDS encoding IS3 family transposase (programmed frameshift), whose protein sequence is MKKQRFTEEQIIAVLKEQEAGAKAADLCRKHGISEATFYNWKAKFGGMDVSEAKRLKALEDENAKLKKLLAEQMLDAAALRELLGKKMVGPAAKREAVTHLKAVMGLSERRACQIISADRKTIRYRSSRPPEVDLRAKLRDLANERRRFGYRRLFILLRRDGEPSGVNRIYRLYREEGLSVRKRKARRRAVGTRAPILVEAKANARWSLDFVHDQFACGRRFRVLNVVDDVTRECLAAIPDTSISGRRVARELTTLIERRGKPGMIVSDNGTELTSNAILAWSRDHKVEWHYIAPGKPMQNGYVESFNGRMRDELLNESLFFGLDHARSAIAEWADDYNHFRPHSSLGYQTPAGYAGSIAATGSNAAQDESFAFPPVAPTAPVGVFKAAEALIAAG, encoded by the exons ATGAAGAAGCAGCGATTTACGGAAGAGCAGATTATTGCGGTGCTGAAGGAGCAGGAGGCTGGCGCGAAGGCAGCCGACCTCTGCCGCAAGCACGGGATTTCAGAAGCGACGTTTTATAACTGGAAAGCCAAATTTGGCGGCATGGACGTCTCCGAGGCGAAGCGTCTGAAGGCGCTCGAGGACGAGAATGCCAAGCTAAAGAAGTTGCTGGCCGAGCAGATGCTGGATGCAGCCGCACTCCGCGAGCTTCTTG GCAAAAAAATGGTAGGGCCTGCCGCCAAGCGTGAAGCCGTCACGCATCTGAAGGCCGTCATGGGTCTTTCGGAGCGTCGGGCCTGCCAGATCATATCTGCCGACCGCAAGACGATCCGTTATCGGTCAAGTCGACCGCCGGAGGTCGATCTGCGAGCGAAGCTGCGCGACCTCGCCAACGAGCGGCGGCGTTTTGGCTACCGTCGGCTGTTCATCCTGCTTCGGCGAGATGGAGAGCCGTCCGGCGTCAATCGCATATACCGTCTTTATCGCGAGGAAGGGCTTTCCGTTCGCAAGCGAAAGGCCCGGCGGCGTGCTGTCGGCACGCGTGCACCGATCCTGGTCGAGGCGAAAGCCAATGCCCGCTGGTCGCTGGATTTCGTCCACGACCAGTTTGCCTGCGGCAGACGATTCCGCGTCTTGAATGTCGTTGATGACGTGACGCGCGAATGCCTGGCAGCGATCCCGGACACGTCTATCTCTGGTCGACGTGTTGCTCGAGAACTGACAACGCTGATCGAACGACGCGGCAAGCCCGGAATGATTGTCTCCGACAACGGCACCGAACTAACGTCGAATGCCATTCTCGCCTGGTCGAGGGATCACAAGGTGGAGTGGCACTACATCGCGCCGGGGAAGCCGATGCAGAACGGCTATGTCGAGAGTTTCAACGGTCGGATGCGCGACGAGTTGCTCAACGAGAGCCTCTTCTTCGGCCTCGATCATGCCCGCAGCGCCATTGCTGAATGGGCTGACGACTATAACCATTTCCGGCCACACTCGTCGCTCGGATACCAGACCCCGGCAGGCTACGCCGGGAGCATCGCCGCAACCGGCTCCAACGCTGCGCAAGATGAAAGCTTCGCGTTTCCGCCGGTTGCTCCCACCGCGCCAGTTGGCGTATTCAAAGCCGCCGAGGCTCTAATCGCAGCCGGATGA
- a CDS encoding SDR family oxidoreductase gives MTQSAAIVTGAAGDIGAAIAARLADDHDVVLLADIDAAAAAAVASKLGPASRFVAVGCDVTSETSISELAKRAADAGLVRTLVNNAGAARATSLHETTPDIWRADLALNLEAAFLCFRAFEPMLTVSRGSVVNIASVNGLHVFGHPAYSAAKAGLLHFTRLVAVEYGKFGIRSNAVAPGTVKTQAWEARAAANPNVFEEARRWYPLQRVVDPKDVANTVGFLAGPLAAAITGVCLPVDCGLTAGQAELARTFSQSEHY, from the coding sequence ATGACCCAATCGGCAGCCATCGTCACCGGCGCTGCAGGCGATATCGGTGCGGCGATCGCCGCACGGCTTGCCGATGATCACGACGTCGTGCTGCTCGCTGATATCGATGCCGCCGCCGCGGCCGCCGTCGCTTCCAAGCTCGGGCCGGCCAGCCGCTTCGTCGCCGTCGGCTGCGATGTCACCAGCGAGACGAGCATATCAGAACTGGCAAAACGCGCCGCCGATGCCGGGCTGGTGCGAACCCTCGTCAACAATGCCGGTGCTGCCCGCGCCACCAGCCTGCACGAGACGACGCCGGACATTTGGCGGGCGGATCTTGCGCTCAATCTCGAGGCGGCATTTCTGTGTTTCCGTGCCTTTGAGCCGATGCTGACAGTTTCGAGGGGCTCCGTCGTCAATATCGCCTCGGTCAATGGCCTGCATGTCTTCGGCCACCCGGCCTATAGCGCCGCCAAGGCCGGCCTCTTGCATTTCACCCGGCTGGTCGCGGTGGAATACGGCAAGTTCGGCATCCGTTCCAATGCCGTCGCGCCCGGCACGGTGAAGACGCAGGCTTGGGAAGCGCGGGCTGCCGCCAATCCGAATGTCTTCGAAGAGGCACGGCGTTGGTATCCGCTGCAGCGCGTCGTCGATCCCAAGGATGTTGCCAATACCGTTGGTTTCCTTGCCGGGCCACTCGCCGCCGCCATCACAGGTGTCTGCCTGCCCGTCGATTGCGGCTTGACGGCCGGCCAGGCCGAGCTGGCGCGAACCTTCTCCCAGTCGGAGCATTATTGA